The Magnolia sinica isolate HGM2019 chromosome 9, MsV1, whole genome shotgun sequence genome contains a region encoding:
- the LOC131256266 gene encoding uncharacterized protein LOC131256266 codes for MFEKGWTQVGLAPPHVHKVLKIHHTPETIQRFQLYQKSVKTRATVGGDDGRLSLDGNEVLRYWSTDFPDTLAHLSVTSREILLSESGRRAHEKLHEDGVEGDSLTRAMFICRVIAGRVARQRIGGALVEVEDGRFDSLLDGQDFLVLDPRAILPCFIVVYDDDIDGDSSPDWSNKLAGPTCSLSCYVHPITN; via the coding sequence ATGTTTGAAAAGGGTTGGACCCAAGTAGGATTAGCCCCACCTCATGTCCATAAAGTTCTCAAAATCCATCACACGCCTGAGACAATCCAACGGTTCCAATTGTACCAAAAATCAGTTAAAACAAGGGCAACCGTTGGTGGAGATGATGGGAGATTGTCATTGGACGGGAACGAGGTCCTACGTTACTGGAGCACTGATTTCCCAGATACTCTGGCCCACCTCTCGGTGACTTCAAGGGAGATCTTGCTTAGTGAGAGTGGCCGAAGAGCGCATGAGAAATTGCATGAAGATGGTGTGGAAGGAGATTCGCTTACAAGGGCCATGTTCATCTGTAGGGTGATTGCTGGCCGTGTAGCGCGCCAACGGATTGGTGGGGCTCTTGTTGAGGTTGAAGATGGTAGGTTTGATTCCTTGTTGGATGGCCAAGATTTCTTAGTCTTGGATCCTAGGGCTATCCTTCCTTGCTTTATAGttgtatatgatgatgatattgatggTGATAGCTCACCTGATTGGAGTAACAAATTAGCTGGTCCAACATGTTCTTTGTCATGTTACGTACATCCAATTACAAACTGA
- the LOC131256593 gene encoding pentatricopeptide repeat-containing protein At3g42630 isoform X2: MCTDADYALLIRTLGKNKMPDVALQLFLKMKSEGFVPSCTTLSALMLCYADSGLFLHAQAMWDEIINSSFVPEIEVVSDLLDAYGKMGCFDEVHRVLHELTSRDLNMCPEIYSLAISCFGKYGQLAMMEATVREMVASGFKVDSFSGNAFVTYYSLFGSLTEMETAYGRLKRSRILIEKDAIRAMAFAYISKRRFYKLGEFLRDVGLGRRNTGNLLWNFLLLSYAANFRMKSMQREFLGMLDAGFSPDLTTFNIRALAFSRMSMFWDLHVSVEHMKHAKVVPDLVTYGCIVDAYLNRRLGRNLSFALSNMDIDGFPSVSTDRMVFEVFGKGDFHSSSEVLLESKRKREWTYSKLIAIYLKKQYRSNQIFWNY, encoded by the coding sequence ATGTGTACTGATGCAGATTACGCCTTGTTAATCCGCACGTTGGGTAAAAATAAAATGCCTGATGTAGCTCTGCAGCTCTTCCTCAAGATGAAATCTGAAGGCTTTGTACCCAGCTGTACGACCTTGTCAGCTTTGATGTTATGCTATGCAGATAGTGGCCTTTTTTTGCATGCCCAGGCCATGTGGGATGAGATCATCAACAGCTCATTCGTGCCTGAAATTGAGGTAGTTTCTGATCTATTGGATGCATATGGGAAGATGGGGTGTTTTGATGAGGTCCATAGAGTCCTTCACGAATTGACTTCCAGGGATTTGAACATGTGTCCTGAGATTTACTCATTGGCTATCTCTTGCTTTGGAAAATATGGGCAGCTTGCAATGATGGAAGCTACAGTGAGAGAAATGGTTGCAAGTGGCTTCAAAGTCGATTCCTTCAGCGGGAATGCATTTGTGACATATTATAGTTTGTTTGGTTCTCTAACAGAGATGGAAACTGCGTATGGTCGTCTGAAAAGATCGAGAATCCTTATAGAGAAAGATGCAATTAGAGCAATGGCATTTGCATATATAAGCAAAAGGAGGTTTTACAAATTGGGTGAATTTTTGAGGGATGTTGGTCTTGGTCGGCGCAACACAGGAAACCTTCTGTGGAATTTCCTTTTGCTGTCATATGCTGCAAACTTCAGAATGAAGAGTATGCAGAGAGAATTCTTGGGAATGTTGGATGCTGGATTTTCACCTGATCTTACTACGTTCAATATTCGAGCTTTGGCCTTTTCTAGGATGTCCATGTTTTGGGATCTCCATGTCAGTGTTGAACACATGAAGCATGCGAAAGTTGTCCCTGATCTTGTGACCTATGGTTGCATTGTTGATGCATATTTGAATAGAAGACTTGGGAGAAACTTGTCTTTTGCTTTAAGCAACATGGATATAGATGGTTTCCCATCGGTTTCGACTGATCGTATGGTGTTCGAGGTCTTTGGGAAAGGAGACTTCCACTCAAGTTCAGAGGTGCTTTTAGAATCTAAGAGGAAGAGGGAGTGGACGTACTCGAAGCTAATTGCAATATATCTCAAGAAACAGTACAGGAGTAACCAAATTTTCTGGAATTATTGA
- the LOC131256597 gene encoding biotin carboxylase 1, chloroplastic yields the protein MDAMIVCKSACTPSCTPGLFVGQARGIKSSQCSFMIGKALTFPRQKAAHASQKSKKLGGGALSATCRDEKILVANRGEIAVRVIRTAHEMGIPCVAVYSTIDQDALHVRLADEAVCIGEAPSSQSYLFIPNVLSAAVSRKCTMLHPGYGFLAENATFVDICREHGINFIGPNPDSIRVMGDKATARETMKKAGVPTVPGSDGLLQSTEEAIKLAHEIGFPVMIKATAGGGGRGMRLSNEPNEFVKLLQQAKSEAAAAFGNDGVYLEKYIQNPRHIEFQVLADKYGNVVHFGERDCSIQRRNQKLLEEAPSPALTPELRKAMGDAAVAAAASIGYVGVGTVEFLLDERGSFYFMEMNTRIQVEHPVTEMISSTDLIEEQIRVALGERIEYKQEDIVLRGHSIECRINAEDAFKGFRPGPGRITAYLPSGGPFVRMDSHIYPDYVVPPSYDSLLAKLIVWAPTREKAIERMKRALNDTVVTGIPTTIEYHKLILDIEDFRNGKVDTAFIPKHEKELAAPQKLVLSTPAKELAGSTA from the exons ATGGACGCCATGATTGTCTGCAAGTCGGCCTGCACTCCTTCCTGCACTCCT GGCTTATTTGTTGGACAAGCCAGAGGAATAAAGAGTTCACAATGTAGCTTCATGATTGGAAAGGCTCTTACTTTTCCAAGGCAAAAGGCTGCTCATGCAAGCCAGAAGTCCAAGAAGCTCGGTGGAGGAGCACTCAGTGCAACTTGTCGGGATGAGAAGATTCTTGTGGCGAATAGGGGGGAAATTGCAGTTCGTGTGATACGAACTGCTCATGAGATGGGAATACCATGTGTCGCTGTTTACTCTACAATAGATCAGGATGCACTTCATGTGCGGCTTGCGGATGAGGCCGTATGCATTGGGGAAGCACCAAGTAGTCAGTC GTATCTATTCATTCCAAATGTTCTATCTGCTGCCGTCAGCCGTAAATGTACCATGTTGCATCCTGGTTATGGTTTCCTTGCCGAGAATGCTACTTTTGTTGATATATGCAGAGAGCATGGAATCAATTTTATTGGACCTAAT CCCGACAGCATTCGAGTTATGGGTGATAAAGCTACTGCTAGAGAAACAATGAAAAAAGCTGGTGTACCAACTGTACCTGGAAGCGACGGATTGTTACAG TCCACGGAGGAGGCTATCAAGCTTGCTCATGAGATTGGTTTCCCTGTGATGATTAAG GCAACAGCTGGTGGTGGAGGACGTGGGATGCGTCTATCTAATGAACCTAATGAGTTCGTGAAGTTGTTACAG caAGCGAAGAGCGAAGCTGCAGCTGCATTTGGTAATGATGGAGTTTATTTGGAGAAGTACATACAAAATCCcaggcatattgagttccag GTTCTTGCGGATAAGTATGGAAATGTCGTTCACTTCGGAGAGCGTGATTGCAGCATTCAG CGGAGGAACCAGAAACTCCTTGAAGAAGCTCCCTCTCCTGCATTGACCCCAGAATTGCGGAAAGCAATGGGCGATGCTGCTGTTGCAGCAGCTGCATCTATTGGTTATGTTGGTGTGGGGACTGTCGAATTTCTTTTGGATGAAAGAGGTTCCTTTTACTTCATGGAAATGAATACTCGGATCCAG GTGGAACATCCTGTGACTGAAATGATTTCTTCAACCGATTTGATTGAGGAACAAATCCGTGTGGCTCTTGGAGAGAGAATCGAGTACAAGCAG GAAGATATTGTACTCAGAGGACATTCAATTGAATGCCGCATTAATGCAGAAGATGCTTTTAAAGGATTCCGACCAGGTCCTG GGAGGATAACAGCATACCTGCCATCTGGTGGTCCATTTGTGAGAATGGACAGTCATATTTATCCGGATTATGTGGTTCCTCCTAGCTACGATTCCCTTTTAGCAAAG CTAATCGTTTGGGCCCCAACCAGAGAGAAGGCGATCGAACGCATGAAAAGGGCCCTCAACGACACTGTCGTCACAG GAATTCCGACAACCATCGAGTACCACAAACTCATCCTTGATATTGAG GATTTCAGAAATGGCAAAGTTGATACAGCATTTATACCAAAGCATGAAAAGGAATTAGCTGCG CCTCAGAAGCTGGTATTATCGACACCCGCCAAAGAACTGGCTGGCTCGACTGCATAG
- the LOC131256593 gene encoding pentatricopeptide repeat-containing protein At3g42630 isoform X1: MEILTSPSPLSFSSPPLLRGLKSQRPRVSLQRSDFTPDRISAPEIIRHWNQQESGKGMCTDADYALLIRTLGKNKMPDVALQLFLKMKSEGFVPSCTTLSALMLCYADSGLFLHAQAMWDEIINSSFVPEIEVVSDLLDAYGKMGCFDEVHRVLHELTSRDLNMCPEIYSLAISCFGKYGQLAMMEATVREMVASGFKVDSFSGNAFVTYYSLFGSLTEMETAYGRLKRSRILIEKDAIRAMAFAYISKRRFYKLGEFLRDVGLGRRNTGNLLWNFLLLSYAANFRMKSMQREFLGMLDAGFSPDLTTFNIRALAFSRMSMFWDLHVSVEHMKHAKVVPDLVTYGCIVDAYLNRRLGRNLSFALSNMDIDGFPSVSTDRMVFEVFGKGDFHSSSEVLLESKRKREWTYSKLIAIYLKKQYRSNQIFWNY; encoded by the exons ATGGAGATCCTaacctctccctctcctctctctttctcgtcTCCTCCTCTGCTCCGAGGGCTCAAATCCCAACGACCTAGGGTTTCTCTGCAACGGAGTGATTTCACTCCCGATCGCATTTCAGCTCCGGAG ATTATCCGGCATTGGAATCAGCAAGAAAGTGGAAAAGGAATGTGTACTGATGCAGATTACGCCTTGTTAATCCGCACGTTGGGTAAAAATAAAATGCCTGATGTAGCTCTGCAGCTCTTCCTCAAGATGAAATCTGAAGGCTTTGTACCCAGCTGTACGACCTTGTCAGCTTTGATGTTATGCTATGCAGATAGTGGCCTTTTTTTGCATGCCCAGGCCATGTGGGATGAGATCATCAACAGCTCATTCGTGCCTGAAATTGAGGTAGTTTCTGATCTATTGGATGCATATGGGAAGATGGGGTGTTTTGATGAGGTCCATAGAGTCCTTCACGAATTGACTTCCAGGGATTTGAACATGTGTCCTGAGATTTACTCATTGGCTATCTCTTGCTTTGGAAAATATGGGCAGCTTGCAATGATGGAAGCTACAGTGAGAGAAATGGTTGCAAGTGGCTTCAAAGTCGATTCCTTCAGCGGGAATGCATTTGTGACATATTATAGTTTGTTTGGTTCTCTAACAGAGATGGAAACTGCGTATGGTCGTCTGAAAAGATCGAGAATCCTTATAGAGAAAGATGCAATTAGAGCAATGGCATTTGCATATATAAGCAAAAGGAGGTTTTACAAATTGGGTGAATTTTTGAGGGATGTTGGTCTTGGTCGGCGCAACACAGGAAACCTTCTGTGGAATTTCCTTTTGCTGTCATATGCTGCAAACTTCAGAATGAAGAGTATGCAGAGAGAATTCTTGGGAATGTTGGATGCTGGATTTTCACCTGATCTTACTACGTTCAATATTCGAGCTTTGGCCTTTTCTAGGATGTCCATGTTTTGGGATCTCCATGTCAGTGTTGAACACATGAAGCATGCGAAAGTTGTCCCTGATCTTGTGACCTATGGTTGCATTGTTGATGCATATTTGAATAGAAGACTTGGGAGAAACTTGTCTTTTGCTTTAAGCAACATGGATATAGATGGTTTCCCATCGGTTTCGACTGATCGTATGGTGTTCGAGGTCTTTGGGAAAGGAGACTTCCACTCAAGTTCAGAGGTGCTTTTAGAATCTAAGAGGAAGAGGGAGTGGACGTACTCGAAGCTAATTGCAATATATCTCAAGAAACAGTACAGGAGTAACCAAATTTTCTGGAATTATTGA